In one window of Erythrolamprus reginae isolate rEryReg1 chromosome 1, rEryReg1.hap1, whole genome shotgun sequence DNA:
- the LOC139156443 gene encoding alpha-aspartyl dipeptidase-like yields MGNRRRLLLISNSTRYDGGYLEHCQDQIKNFLGGQVKKILFVPYALHDQTAYATLAREKLESLGYGLDSIHESSDPREAVNKAEAIFIGGGNTFRLLKALYDNDLIRPIRKRVLEDGIPYIGSSAGTNVATISINTTNDMPIVYPPSLTALQLVPFNINPHYLDPDVKSTHMGETREKRIMQYHEEPETPPVLGLREGSLLLVEENKATLHGKTGARLFMRGSAPTEHEDGTDFSFLLTKCFKIVPFHHLL; encoded by the exons ATGGGGAATCGCCGGCGGTTGTTGCTGATTTCCAACTCCACCCGCTACGATGGAGGCTATCTAGAGCACTGCCAGGACCAGATCAAGAACTTCCTGGGGGG GCAGGTGAAGAAAATTCTGTTTGTCCCCTATGCTCTTCATGACCAAACTGCATATGCTACATTGGCAAGGGAGAAGCTAGAAAGTTTAG GCTACGGACTAGACAGTATCCATGAATCAAGCGATCCAAGAGAAGCTGTAAACAAAGCTGAGGCAATATTCATTG gtggtgGCAATACCTTCCGTCTTTTGAAAGCTCTGTATGACAATGATTTGATACGGCCAATCAGAAAACGAGTTCTTGAG GATGGCATCCCATACATTGGATCCAGCGCAGGAACCAACGTAGCAACCATCAGCATCAACACAACTAATGATATGCCAATTGTGTATCCGCCTTCTTTGACAGCTCTCCAATTGGTTCCTTTCAATATCAACCCACATTACTTGGACCCAGATGTTAAGAGCACTCATATGGGG GAAACTCGTGAAAAAAGGATTATGCAGTACCACGAAGAACCAGAGACACCTCCAGTATTA GGCTTACGTGAAGGATCGTTGCTGCTCGTGGAAGAAAACAAAGCTACCCTGCATGGGAAAACTGGGGCTCGGCTATTCATGAG AGGAAGTGCCCCAACAGAACATGAGGATGGGACAGATTTCAGTTTCCTGTTAACCAAGTGCTTCAAGATAGT ACCATTCCATCATCTACTCTGA